The genomic window aggagtttattcctctcctggccttctcactggtctgggagcaaccaaaaaggtaatgtgaattatctcattggaaaaataactgacctggaaaatagatccaggagagataatttaaaaattatggaactacctgaagaccatgatcaaaaaacaaaagaacctagacagcatctttcatgaaattttcaaggaaaactgccctgatattctagaaccagagggcaaaataaatattgaaagaatccatcaatcacctcctgaaagagtcccgaaaagagaaactgctaTAGGAATATTCTAGCccaatttcaaagttcccaggtcaaggagaaaatgttgcaagcagctagaaagaaacaatttgagtactgtggaaatataatcaggataacacaagatctagcatcttctacattaagagatcaaagggcctggaatgatattccagaagtcaaaggaactaggattaaaaccaagaatcacctactcagcaaacaTCAGGACCACAGTTGAGGTTATGAAATGTTCATCAAGCATCATCAAAAATTATTCATCACATGTTACGCATAGGCTCATCTCATGGACAAGAGGGCATCCCAAAGTATTTTCTATGCCATGTGCCCAGGGATCAAAGTTAATACTAGGGCTCTCTAAATACAACCATCTACTCAAAAACTGCTCCCTCTCTAAAGGTTCATGGGAGCATAACATTACATCTTTGCCCCTTTACAGGCCTCTACACAGGGGAGGGATATTTCCTCCTCCCATGATGCCTAAATAAGGGAATCTCTGAACTGCATCAAGGGACTCAGACTCACAGTCTAGTCAGCTGTGGGAATCTTCCCACACTTCTTATAGTCATGAAGGATCACTATACAATGAATTCTCTAATGCACATAGTGCCTACCATTTAAAGGCCTTCATATCAGTACTGCACTCTTAAGgtttttttcccaaatgaattcttTCGTGATAAGTAAGTTGTATCCTCACTCTGAAgctctttccacattcattacattcataaggtttctcttcaGTATGAACTCTCTGATGGCTAGTAAGAAGGTCCTTCCtcctgaaggcctttccacatttcctacattcataaggtttctctccagtatgaattctcagATGCTCTGTAAGTTTAGTCTTATccctgaaggccttcccacattcaatACATTCAAAAGGTtgctctccagtatgaattctctgatgcagaGTAAGGAGCTTCTTGCTCCTGAAGGCCTCCTTACATTCaccacattcataaggtttctccccagtatgaattctctgatgcacagTAAAATGTGCCTTATTAGTgaaggtcttcccacattcactacatttataaggtttctctcccgTATGAATTCTGTGATGAACTCGAAGTTGTTTTTTACTACTGAAGGCCTTCTTGCATTCACTGCatgcataaggtttctctccagtatgaattctgtaATGCTCTGTAAGTTGTGTCTTATCCCTCCACAacttcccacattcactacattcataaggtttcttttgaatatgaattctctgatgcagtGCAAGGTGCTGCTTACTCCTGAAGGCCTTCATACATttactacattcataaggtttctctccagtatgaactcTGTGATGAACTGTAAGTTCTTTTCTACTATTGAATGACTTCTCACATTCACTACAtgtataaggtttctctccagcaTGAATTCTGTGATGCACTGTAAGTTCTGCCTCATCCGTgcaggcctttccacattcactacattcataaggtttctctccattaTGAATTCTGCCATGCACTCTAAGTTTTGTCTTATCCCTGAAGGTCTTCttacattcactacattcataagtTTTCTTTCCAGTAAATTCTCTGCTCTCtgaaaggaagaataaagagTTGGTTAACTCTGCCTCTCTTACCCTTTTTCCAAGGCTCTTGGTTATTCAAAGGTTTTAGAGCTCTTCTCTTGCTTTCTCACTTTTAAAAACCTAGTCTCATTAGTATTTCACCAAAAACCAATTTATCTTATTTGAAAGAATGATGAGTCAAAGGTAACATATGTAAATGATTTGAATGAAGATGAATTTACCTGGAAGGATAAATGAACCCTCACTCTTCTTTAAACGCATAACATTTGATTGGAATAAGACTATTTAGAAAAAACAGATGACTTTGAGACTTGTAATTGTACCCTTATCATCTGaggtaaaaataggaaaagactgaacagcaagaaaatagagaactgagtttagagtgaggaagaaaaaCAGATACATGAAGTAAatagaataaagaagaaatatgaagggaaaaatgtGACAATTGTTGCCAATAATTTCCTCTAAAAATTCACCATATCTACTTTGTAAGGAATATATATCTATAACATTAAGACATACAGGTGTTTTTGTCAAGAGAAAGTATTAATAATCACCTGAAACGCTACTCAAACTGTGACAATcaaagaagtaaaaatgaaaacaatctggaGGTAGCAATAAAGTCATGAGATCAGCAAAGTtacattaaaatgataaattttggcaattatgttgaaatagctACTTATTAAGCAGCTGCTGCCCTTTTGCTAAAAAAGAAACATCAATTTCAACTAGagacaaaaaactaaaaattttcaCAACAGCTTTTTGTGAAACAGCAAAATACTCAAACCCTATAGGTCCAATGATGGTATGGCTACATAAGTCCTGTCATATGCACATATTAATGTGCCTttataaacatattttcaaagcataaagaaaaacagaatgacACATAACATgatagaatgaagaaatggaatggggttaGGATCAGATatgtgagaaggaaggaagttttgtttttcatattccTAAGTGATAAGGGCTGTGACCTAGCAtagacaggttagaggtcagaaactaatgggcaggcccaaggagctgcgtgaggaagggcctatcagagaggagaacatgaagtcacatggtcaGAGGACAGTATCATGgaagatccaaagttcagaaaacaccTTAAGAAGCCCATCTTTCTGAACATGTTGCAGTCGTCCTCTAACCTTATTGAGGAGGCTACCTGGCCATTCAGGGGAATGGACCTAAAGATTAAtaaaggttttcctgatttcataaCAGGTATCATTCTTTAAGGCGAGCATGTTTCTTCTCCCTGCTGAGGGCTTGTTACATGGGCTCACTTATAACAGATATTTTGAAAAGTATTAGCAGCAAAGCAACATAATCATAAAtacaaaccaaaggaaaaaatcagaagagaacaAGGAAAACGTGCACATTATTTAATATCTTAAGTAATATACTCATTTTTAAAGGGAGAATAGATTCATAGAAGTGAGACATGAGAATGCCCATTTAAGAGAAGATAATCTTCAATgaacagaagagaaataaataccTGTCTTATACTAAGGCAACAACTTTCTTTGAGTGGAGGTACATTTCAGCAAAGAAATACATAAAGTAATTTCTTGAGGTAAAAAATTAAGTTTGAATGgccattttcttcaatatttcacaGGAGTTTTGACCTAAAATGACCAACAGATCCCTAGTTTGCAATGACCC from Notamacropus eugenii isolate mMacEug1 chromosome 1, mMacEug1.pri_v2, whole genome shotgun sequence includes these protein-coding regions:
- the LOC140522187 gene encoding uncharacterized protein, which encodes MPGHTFFLRHFRLVASAPFLGLQVAVASRSTLTRCPRGRPGVRRDRGPRGELPQKERGVSRRRNEAPGAFQGFGSGPCGGDGSRMSSRPSPVPRVRGPAWCGLCPAPEGGEMAPVLRPRARKESVAFQDVAVEFTPEEWVQLNPCQKKLYRDVMLENYSNLVSVGFAVTKPDVIYQLERKEGSWMPKADVPRSSCPESREFTGKKTYECSECKKTFRDKTKLRVHGRIHNGEKPYECSECGKACTDEAELTVHHRIHAGEKPYTCSECEKSFNSRKELTVHHRVHTGEKPYECSKCMKAFRSKQHLALHQRIHIQKKPYECSECGKLWRDKTQLTEHYRIHTGEKPYACSECKKAFSSKKQLRVHHRIHTGEKPYKCSECGKTFTNKAHFTVHQRIHTGEKPYECGECKEAFRSKKLLTLHQRIHTGEQPFECIECGKAFRDKTKLTEHLRIHTGEKPYECRKCGKAFRRKDLLTSHQRVHTEEKPYECNECGKSFRVRIQLTYHERIHLGKKP